The following are encoded together in the Primulina tabacum isolate GXHZ01 chromosome 18, ASM2559414v2, whole genome shotgun sequence genome:
- the LOC142532275 gene encoding uncharacterized protein LOC142532275 encodes MGKGSHHLRIWLEHSLSESGKRMTRTESRLDNLESHMANIGAFLKILESQVGQITKQLTSQPSGAVPKTAYPNLREVNAVFIQHEEIGMVNIEEKNADHTPIREDKSTPSKRVRGKKSERYDSNQCINISSLPYPQRFLQLNAEFQKKKGLEDLRNLHTNIEFADQVEGEFTEGTRTNLPHKPQDPGEFIVPCEIGSHLVEKVICDSGESMNIMQSFLYEKIGLSRMKPT; translated from the coding sequence atggggaaAGGAAGCCATCATTTGAGGATTTGGTTGGAACATTCGTTGTCTGAATCTGGCAAGAGAATGACTAGGACGGAGTCTAGACTTGACAACCTTGAGTCACACATGGCAAATATTGGTGCTTTCTTGAAAATCCTTGAGTCGCAAGTGGGGCAGATAACGAAGCAACTCACGTCTCAACCATCAGGTGCAGTACCAAAGACTGCATATCCAAATCTAAGGGAAGTGAATGCTGTTTTTATTCAGCATGAGGAGATTGGTATGGTAAACATAGAAGAGAAAAATGCTGATCACACACCCATCCGGGAAGATAAGTCAACGCCGAGCAAAAGAGTCCGAGGTAAGAAAAGTGAGAGGTATGACTCAAATCAATGCATTAATATTTCTTCACTTCCCTACCCCCAGagatttttacaattaaatgccgaatttcaaaagaaaaagggTCTTGAAGATCTCAGGAACCTACACACTAACATTGAGTTTGCAGATCAGGTGGAAGGTGAATTTACCGAAGGAACACGAACAAATCTTCCTCATAAGCCGCAAGATCCCGGTGAATTTATTGTACCATGTGAAATAGGGAGTCATTTAGTGGAAAAAGTTATATGTGACTCAGGAGAGAGCATGAATATAATGCAAAGTTTTCTCTACGAGAAAATTGGATTGAGCAGGATGAAGCCCACATGA